Proteins co-encoded in one Hyla sarda isolate aHylSar1 chromosome 4, aHylSar1.hap1, whole genome shotgun sequence genomic window:
- the CHRM2 gene encoding muscarinic acetylcholine receptor M2, which translates to MNNTSYTNATDNRTLMGSPYKTVEVVFIVLVAGSLSLVTVIGNILVMVSIKVNRHLQTVNNYFLFSLACADLIIGVFSMNLYTLYTVIGYWPLGPVVCDLYLALDYVVSNASVMNLLIISFDRYFCVTKPLTYPVRRTTKMAGMMIAAAWVLSFILWAPAILFWQFIVGLRTVKEGECYIQFFSNPAVTFGTAIAAFYLPVIIMTILYWQISRASKSRIKKGKKEPTTNQDPISPSNVQGKIVKPNNNNLSAVEDGLDHSKIQNGKASRNSVTENCVQTEGEEKEISNDSTSVSVVGSNAKEDGSAKDAPQASGSQVMPKVENSKLACIRIVTKSQKGDCGSTSGTTIEIVPGTNGRNGEDKQNVVARKIVKMTKQPAKKKIPPSREKKVTRTILAILLAFIITWTPYNVMVLINTFCDICVPNTVWTIGYWLCYINSTINPACYALCNTTFKKTFKHLLMCQYKNIGSAR; encoded by the coding sequence ATGAATAACACTAGCTATACCAACGCCACAGACAACAGGACCCTGATGGGGAGTCCCTACAAGACTGTGGAGGTTGTGTTCATTGTCCTTGTAGCTGGATCCCTTAGCCTGGTGACCGTTATTGGAAATATCCTGGTAATGGTCTCCATAAAAGTCAATCGGCATCTACAGACAGTCAACAACTATTTCCTGTTCAGCTTGGCATGTGCTGATTTAATTATTGGGGTATTCTCCATGAatctctatacattgtacactgtgattggttattGGCCACTAGGGCCCGTGGTTTGTGACCTGTACCTGGCTCTGGACTATGTTGTCAGCAACGCCTCGGTCATGAACCTCCTCATCATCAGCTTTGACCGATATTTCTGCGTAACAAAACCACTAACCTATCCGGTGAGAAGAACCACCAAAATGGCTGGCATGATGATTGCTGCAGCTTGGGTGTTGTCCTTCATCCTTTGGGCACCCGCCATACTCTTTTGGCAATTCATTGTCGGCTTGCGAACTGTTAAAGAAGGAGAATGCTACATTCAGTTCTTCTCCAATCCTGCCGTCACATTCGGCACCGCTATTGCAGCGTTCTACTTGCCAGTCATCATTATGACCATATTGTATTGGCAAATATCTCGTGCCAGTAAGAGTAGAATAAAGAAAGGCAAGAAGGAACCAACCACCAATCAAGATCCCATATCTCCAAGCAACGTCCAAGGAAAAATAGTCAAACCAAACAATAACAACCTATCGGCAGTGGAAGATGGCTTGGATCACAGCAAAATCCAGAATGGGAAAGCCTCTAGGAATTCTGTCACGGAAAACTGTGTCCAAACGGAAGGGGAGGAGAAAGAGATCTCCAACGACTCCACATCCGTCAGCGTGGTAGGTTCCAATGCAAAGGAAGATGGAAGTGCCAAAGATGCTCCTCAGGCTTCGGGATCTCAAGTCATGCCAAAAGTTGAGAACTCCAAGCTGGCATGTATAAGAATAGTTACGAAGTCCCAAAAGGGCGATTGCGGGTCTACAAGTGGCACCACCATAGAGATCGTCCCCGGAACAAATGGCCGTAACGGAGAGGATAAGCAGAACGtcgtagcccgaaaaattgtcaAAATGACAAAACAGCCGGCCAAAAAGAAAATCCCACCCTCCAGAGAAAAGAAGGTGACGAGGACTATCTTGGCTATACTCCTAGCGTTCATAATAACCTGGACCCCTTATAATGTCATGGTTTTAATCAACACTTTTTGTGACATATGTGTGCCCAACACCGTGTGGACAATTGGCTATTGGCTTTGCTATATCAACAGTACCATCAACCCAGCTTGCTATGCCCTCTGTAACACAACTTTTAAGAAAACTTTCAAACACCTTCTAATGTGTCAATACAAAAACATTGGCTCTGcaaggtaa